In Rhodothermales bacterium, the genomic stretch GTTGACGACTTTCCACGCGTACCAGGAAGCCGGCAGCACCTTCTCGGCCACCACCGCCACGTTTGAAGGCGGCATCGTGCGTAACAACGTCAATGTATTGCCGGACGCCGAGGGGTGCATCTCGCACCTCTATGGCCTCGTGCTCGGCCGCGACAGCATGCACGTGGATAATCACACCCTGGTAGACCACGCGAAGCCCAACGGGTTCAGCAACGAGCTGTACAAACACATTCTGGACGATCAATCCACCGGCGTGTTTAACGGTAAAGTGCTCGTCCGCATCGACGCCCAGAAGACCAACGCCTACCAGTCGAACAAATCCGTTACCCTCACCGACCGCGCCCGGATGTTCTCCAAGCCGGAGCTAGAGATCTACGCCGACGACGTGAAGTGCAGCCACGGGGCGACGACCGGGCAGCTCGACCATGAGGCGCTGTTTTACCTCCGCTCGCGCGGCCTGAGCGAACGCCAGGCCCGGGTGCTGATGCTGACCGCGTTCGCGCGGGATGTCATCGACACGGTGAAGATCGAGCCGCTGCGCGTTTATCTCGATACCGAGATGGAGCGCCTTCTCCACGTCTGAGAACCCCTGAACCCATGCCGGCTTCTCCCGCTACCGTCCGTCCCACCGTCGCCTTCGATGTCGACCGGGTCCGCGAAGACTTCCCCGCGCTGCATCAGCGCGTGAACGGGGCGCCGCTCGCCTACCTGGACAACGCCGCGACGTCGCAAAAGCCGCGCGCCGTCATCGACCGGATGGCCGCCTACTATGCCTCCGAAAACAGCAACGTGCACCGCGGCGTCCACACCCTGAGCCAGCGGGCGACAGACGCGTACGAAGCCGGCCGCGAGCTCGTACAGGGCTTCATCAACGCACGGCACGCCCACGAAATCATCTTCACCCGCGGCACCACGGAGTCGATCAACCTCGTCGCCGCGACGTTTGGCCGAAGCCGGGTCCGCGCCGGCGACAACATCGTCGTCTCAACCCTCGAACACCACTCGAACATCGTCCCGTGGCAGTTTGTGTGTGAGGAAAAAGGGGCGACTCTGCGCGTGGTGCCGGTGTCGGATGCCGGCGTGTTAGATCTGGGCGCCTACGAACGCCTGCTCGACGAGCGGACGCGGATTGTGGCGATCAGCCACATCTCCAACGCCCTCGGGACGATCAACCCCGTGCGCGCACTCATCGCGGCGGCCCATCGACGAGGCATCCCGGTGCTGCTGGATAGCGCCCAGGCTGCTCCCCACGCCGAGCTGGATGTGCAGGCGCTGGATGTCGACTTCTGCGCGTTTTCGGGTCATAAGATGATGGGCCCCACGGGTATCGGGGTGTTGTACGGCAAGGAAGCGCTGCTCGACGCCATGCCGCCGTACCAGGGCGGTGGCGACATGATCGAGTCGGTTTCGTTCGCAAAAACGACCTACAACACGCTCCCGCACAAGTTCGAAGCCGGCACCCCCCACATTGCCGGCGTGATCGGTCTCGGCGCCGCCATCGCCTACCTGGAGGCGATCGGGATGGACGCCATCGCGGCCTACGAGCAGGAGCTGCTTGACTACGCGACCGAGCGGCTGGCCGACATCGACGGGATCCGATTCATCGGTACCGCGCCCGAAAAGGCCGCCGTCGTCTCGTTTCTGATCGGGAATATCCATCCGTACGACACCGGGTCGGTGCTGGATCGGCTGGGGATCGCCGTGCGGACCGGCCACCACTGCACGCAGCCGCTCATGGAGCGGCTCGGCATCCCCGGCACGGCCCGCGCCTCGTTCGCTTTTTACAACACCCGCGAGGAGATCGACCGGCTGCACGCCGGCCTCCTGAAGGTCCGCACCCTGTTCGGATGATGGTGTCCATGACCGAAATCCAACGCCGCGAGCAAGCAATCATCGACGAGTTCGAACTCTTCGATGACTGGATGGGGCGTTACGAGCACCTCATCGACCAGGCGGCGAAGCTGCCGGCTATCGACGAGGCGTTTAAAACCGACGCCTACAAAATCCGCGGCTGCCAGTCGCAGGTGTGGCTGCATGCCGGCCGGCAAAACGGGCAGGTGGTGTACACGGCAGACAGCGATGCCGCGATCACCAAAGGGCTCATCGCCCTGCTGATCCGCGTCTTGTCCAACCTGCCGCCCGGGGAGATCGTGACGGCCGACCTCCGTTTCCTAGACGCGATCGAGATGAAAGAGCATCTATCGCCGACCCGAAAAAACGGGCTCAACGCGATGATCAAACAAATGAAGCTTTACGCGGCCGCCCTTTCCGGCGCCGATCACCCGCATACCGCTTGAGGTACACCATGGAGCCTGAAAAGACCGACGCGCCCGTGAGCGACACCATCAGCGACACCATCAGCGAGACCATCAGCGACGCCATCAGCGACGCCGTCGAGGAGACCGTCAGTAACGAAGTGCTCGAAGACCGCATCCTGGAGGCGATAAAGACAATCTACGATCCCGAGATTCCGGTCAACATTTACGACCTCGGGTTGATCTATGAGATCAAGGTCTTCCCGGACCGGTCCGCGTTTGTCCTGATGACGCTCACCGCGCCCGGATGCCCCGTGGCGGGCAGCCTCCCGCAGGAGGTCGAAAACCGCGTGCGCGATGTCTCGGGGATAACCGATGCACGGGTGCAGCTCACGTTCGACCCGCCCTATACCATGGATATGATGAGTGAAGAGGCCCGCCTCGATCTCGGGTTTATGTGACGTGAAGTTAGCCAGAACCATAGCGATGGCCCGCCGGCTACTCGCCCAGAACCGGGCGGACGATGTGGCGCGTATGCTCGAACCGCTCCTGGAGCCGGCGAATGGATCAGTTGCGCCTGATCCCGAGCAGGCCATCGTGCGGGCGCTGCTGGCGCGGATCGCCCTGCGTCACCGATCGGACCCCCATTTGGCCCAATCCCTCCTCGACCCCGTTGCCCCGGAGCGCGCGCCCGGCCTGGCCCCCGGGCCGGCGGCGGAAGTCGACCTGTGGCTCGCCTGGAGCCAGTTCCTGAGTGATGGCGCGCATCCGTATCGGCGGCTGATGATGATCGATCGCGCGGCGACGTATTTCAAGGACCAGGCGCGGCTCGCCGATCTGGCGTGGGCATTGACCGCCCGCGCCGAGATCTATGAGGCCCTTGGCGAAACCGGTCTCGCTCACCGGGCCCGACAGGAGGCCGGCGCCCTGTTCCAGCAGCTCCCCGAGTACGCCTCGGCCGGCGCTGCGTTGACGAGCCAGACGCCCATCAGCCAGACAAACTGGCCGAGCGCGGTGATGCGGGCCGCAGTGGAGCGCGTCGACCTCCTCGCCACCACCCGGTTGCCCCTGCTCCTTCTGGGCGAACGCGGCAGCGGCAAACGCGCCCTCGCGCGGCACTTTCATCGGGCGAGCGGCGCGACGGGTCCCTTTGTCATCTACCAGCACGACGGGACTTCTCCAGCCTACGCCCTGGCGTTGCTCGAGGAAAAGCGGGGCGAGGCAGCCGGCGGCACCCTGTTTATCGATGAACTGACCGCCGTGCCCCGCGCGGCCCAGGATCGGTTGCTGGCCATGCACGACCTCTCGGCGCCGACTCGCCTCGCCGTGGCCTCCACGCGCCGCCTCGAGGACGCGATCGCCGGCCAGGGCGTGTGCGGCGAATGCCTCGCCCGGCTGGCTGCTGGCGTCGTCCATGTACCGCCGCTTCGCATGCGTCGGGACGATATTCCTGTGCTCGTTGGCGCGCTCCTCCAGGAAATGGCGCCGGCCGGCACGACCGTTGCCTGCCTCACCGATGCCGCTCTCGAAGCCCTGGTGGCGTACCCCTGGCCGGGCAACGTCCGCCAGCTGCGGAACGAACTCGAGCGGATGTTCACCCTGCTACACAGCGAGCCGGCGGCCGTCATCGACCTGACCGACCTGGCCCCCGAGATACGAACGCCCTCCCGGCCGAACCCCGCGGTGACCGGCGCCGGAAGACGCTCCAGCGTGCCGGCCGACGGCCGGCCGGACCCAACGGAGCCGCTCGATGCCCAGCTCGCGTACACCGAGCGACGCGTCATCGAAGGCGTCCTGATCCGGCATCGGGGCCACATCACGGCGGCCGCCGAAGCCCTCGGCCTGACGCGGCAGGGCCTCCACAAAAAGATCAAACGCCTCGGCATCGCGGTCGACGGCCTCTCGGGCGACGCCCCGCCCGATGCTTCGTACGCCACGAATTAACGACCATCCTACCGCACCCATGGCATCGTCCCAGCCGTCATCTTCGACACGAAAACCGCGGGCCAGCGCGGCGATCCGACTCACGCACGCCGCCATAATGACGGTACACCTGGAGCAGGCGCTGTATTTCTACGTGCATATCCTGGGGCTGTCCGTGCGTGTTCGTGAGGAAGATCCGATTCGCAAGGGACGGATGCGCGCCATGCTAGTGGACATGGAGGGGCAGGATGTGATGGAGATTATCGAGATGCCCGAGATGGCCCATCCGAGCATCCCCGGGCGGGGCGGGATCCATCATGTGGGGTTCAGCCTGCCCCAGCGGGACTGGCATGCGCTCCGTGCGCGGATGGACGCGGAGGACTACCCGTACGATGAGATCGAGGGCCGGCTTTTTGTCCGCGACGCCGATCAGCTCATCCTCGAAATCGAGACCAGCTGAGCTATCACCAGCTCCCCGACGATCCGCCGCCGCCGAACGATCCCCCTCCCCCGCTGAACGAACTGCCGCCCGAGCTGGAGCTACTGCTCCCCCCACCGATGCTGCCGGCGCGTACGTGAAACGTCCTGCCGAAGATTTCCACCCGCACCTTCCCGCCCGTCTTCTGCGCCTTCTTCATTTTTGCCATGACGGCGCGCCATTCCGGGGATTGATAGAAATAGATGGCGAGGGCAATGTGGCCGACGAGATACAACAGCGTGATCACAATCGCTCCCCGGATCGCCATCGTCAGCACCATGCTGCCGGCGAAGATAAATGGCGTGAGAAACAGGATCGGAAACCAGCGCTGCCAGCCGGGCACAAAGGCCGAGGCGAAGGACACCGCGAGCGGCATCCCCATGAACATGGCCGAAAACACGAGGCGGAAAAGGAGCGGCATCTCGTCGCTCCCTTCGGTCGCCACGTAGCTGCCCTCGACGGCGGATACGATGGCCCGTGCGCCGGCGAGGATGCCGCCCTCGTAGTCGTCACGTTGGAAATAGGGTCGGATATCGTTCTGGATGATCCGGCTGGCCGTGATGTCGGGCAGATCGCCTTCCAGACCGTAACCCACCTCGATGCGCATCTTCCGGTCGTCCAGCGCCACGAGCAGGAGGACGCCATTATCGCGGTCGGCCTGGCCGAGTTGCCAGGCGCGTGCTACGTCGAGCGAGTAACTCTCCAGGTCCATCCCATCGAGCGAACGGATGGTGAGCACGGCGATCTGGTTACCCGTCGAGTCCTCATGCGCCTGAAGGAGATCGTCGAGTTGCCGCTCGGCGCTCGGGCTGAGCACCTCGGCCCGATCCACCACACGGCCGATCAGTGCGGGGAGATCTTGAGCGGAGGCAGTGAGGACAACTAGCAGAAGCAGGGAGGCGACGAGACCGGCTAAACGATACGTCGTCATGCTTCACCCCTCATCCGAAAAGCGGATGTCGTCCGGCAGTTCATTCGTATCGTCGGGCTGGATATCTACCCCTTTGCGCCCGAGTAGACCACCGCACATCGTGATGGCGCGCACCATGCCATCGGCGAGGCGGCCATCCAGAATGCCTTTGCGGATTTCAGCCACGACGCCGGCCCAATCGTCCACTGTCACCTTCCGGTTGATGCCTTCGTCTCCGATCACCTCGATGCGATGTTCGAGCATCGAGACAAAGAGGAGGATGCCTGTGCGGTCGACGGTTTTAAAGACCTCTTCCTCGACAAAGGCCCGCATGGCGCGATGGTGCACGGTGCGGTCGAGCAGGCCGGCCCCGGCTAGGAGGCGTTTGAGCGGTTTGATGTAGGCGCCAGCCAGCGCCCCGGCGGCGCCGGCGACGAGGGCGATAAAGGCCACCCCCTGGCCCGAATACATCCAGGCGAGGCCCCAGCCGTCGTAAAAGAGGTGGGTGAGGCCGACAAGCCCCATCGCGAGGACGGCCGCCAGCGAAGCGCCCCGCCATTCGGCGATGTCGTACCGATCGCTTCGAGCGATGACGAATGGGACGATCTCGCCCGCCGTCTGGCGTTCGGCCAACGCAACGGCCTCTCGAACGCGTTTCAGTTCTTCTTCGGTAAACGAATTGCGCATGTTTCTTATCCTGTGAACCAGACGGGCAATGTACGGCGGAATGCCGCCCAAGTCACCAGCGGGCGAGGATCATCCGGCCGGGTGGCGGGGATCGTGCAGCCGGCGGGTGAGCAGGGTATGTAGCAGCAGGCTGCAGACCGAGAGGCCCACCGCGATGGCCACGAGTCGCCAGGCGGCCGCATCGCCGCCCACCTGATTGAGCCGGGTGAAGATGGCCAGCGGAAGTGTACGGGTGCGGCCGGGGATGTTTCCAGCGAGCACGATCGTGGCGCCGAACTCCCCGATCGCGCGGGCGAAGGCGAGCGTGAAGCCGGCGGCGATGCCCCGGCCGGCGAGCGGGAGGACGACATAGCGAAACGCCGCCCAGGACCCGCCGCCGTAGACATACACGGCCTCTTCCCACTCGGGGCGGATCTGCTCGAACGTGACGCGCATCGTCTGTACCAGGAGCGGGAACGCGACGACTCCGGCGGCGATGCAGGCGCCGGCCCACGAAAAGGGAATCCGCACTCCGAACACCGACGATAAAAGGACGCCAACGGGGCCCTCCGGTGAAAAGGCGACCAGTAGGAGGTATCCCGTGACGATCGGGGGGAGGACGAGCGGCAGTTGGACCAGGTTCTCCACCAGGAACTGGCCGGGCATGGTCCGGCGAGCGAGGCGATAGGCGAGCCAGATACCGGGGGGGACCGCCAGCGCGACCGCCGCGAGCGCGACCTGCACGGAGAGCACGACGACCTCCCACTCCTCGCCGGTCAGCATGGCGCGGCTACCGATTTACCGGCCCCGCCGCAAACGACAAACCCGTGCCGTTCCCAGGCGGCGCGCCGGCCCCCGGCCGCCAGATAGGCCACGAGCGCCGCTGCCCCATCGGCATCGGGCGAGGCCTTGAGGCGCCCCAGTGTATACCGGATGGCGGGCTGACAGGCATCGGGTATCGCAAACAGTAGGGCGACAGCGTCTGTCTGGCCGACGTCGGTGGCGTAGACGATGGCGAAATCCGCGGCGCCCTGTTCGACGGCGTGGAGGGCAGCGCGCACGTCGAGCGCCGGCAGGACGGCCGGCGCGAGGCGTTCCCAGAGGCCGAGGCAGGTAAGAGCCTCACGCGCATAGAGGCCGGCGGGCACATGTTCGGGGTCTGCGAGGGCCAGCGAGGCGGTTTCCGGAAAGGCCGCGAGGTCCGCGATCGTCGACTGCCCGTCGCGGGCGACGACGACGAGGCGATTGGAGATGGGCACGAGGATCGGTCCGTCGACCCGGCCGCGTTCCACGAGGAAGTCGCTCCACGCTTCGTTCGCCAGGAAAAAAGCATCCGCGGGAGCGCCGGCGTCGATCTGGCGCGCCAGCACCGAGCTGGCGGCCGCATGTACGGCAA encodes the following:
- a CDS encoding VOC family protein encodes the protein MASSQPSSSTRKPRASAAIRLTHAAIMTVHLEQALYFYVHILGLSVRVREEDPIRKGRMRAMLVDMEGQDVMEIIEMPEMAHPSIPGRGGIHHVGFSLPQRDWHALRARMDAEDYPYDEIEGRLFVRDADQLILEIETS
- a CDS encoding TPM domain-containing protein, with protein sequence MTTYRLAGLVASLLLLVVLTASAQDLPALIGRVVDRAEVLSPSAERQLDDLLQAHEDSTGNQIAVLTIRSLDGMDLESYSLDVARAWQLGQADRDNGVLLLVALDDRKMRIEVGYGLEGDLPDITASRIIQNDIRPYFQRDDYEGGILAGARAIVSAVEGSYVATEGSDEMPLLFRLVFSAMFMGMPLAVSFASAFVPGWQRWFPILFLTPFIFAGSMVLTMAIRGAIVITLLYLVGHIALAIYFYQSPEWRAVMAKMKKAQKTGGKVRVEIFGRTFHVRAGSIGGGSSSSSSGGSSFSGGGGSFGGGGSSGSW
- the modB gene encoding molybdate ABC transporter permease subunit; amino-acid sequence: MLTGEEWEVVVLSVQVALAAVALAVPPGIWLAYRLARRTMPGQFLVENLVQLPLVLPPIVTGYLLLVAFSPEGPVGVLLSSVFGVRIPFSWAGACIAAGVVAFPLLVQTMRVTFEQIRPEWEEAVYVYGGGSWAAFRYVVLPLAGRGIAAGFTLAFARAIGEFGATIVLAGNIPGRTRTLPLAIFTRLNQVGGDAAAWRLVAIAVGLSVCSLLLHTLLTRRLHDPRHPAG
- the modA gene encoding molybdate ABC transporter substrate-binding protein; amino-acid sequence: MRIHDRFPGWRFVLAALLLAGCAPPQAPERELTLFAAASLIEVAEELVRAFESEHAGYRVAVHAAASSVLARQIDAGAPADAFFLANEAWSDFLVERGRVDGPILVPISNRLVVVARDGQSTIADLAAFPETASLALADPEHVPAGLYAREALTCLGLWERLAPAVLPALDVRAALHAVEQGAADFAIVYATDVGQTDAVALLFAIPDACQPAIRYTLGRLKASPDADGAAALVAYLAAGGRRAAWERHGFVVCGGAGKSVAAPC
- a CDS encoding SufE family protein, whose product is MTEIQRREQAIIDEFELFDDWMGRYEHLIDQAAKLPAIDEAFKTDAYKIRGCQSQVWLHAGRQNGQVVYTADSDAAITKGLIALLIRVLSNLPPGEIVTADLRFLDAIEMKEHLSPTRKNGLNAMIKQMKLYAAALSGADHPHTA
- a CDS encoding sigma 54-interacting transcriptional regulator, producing the protein MKLARTIAMARRLLAQNRADDVARMLEPLLEPANGSVAPDPEQAIVRALLARIALRHRSDPHLAQSLLDPVAPERAPGLAPGPAAEVDLWLAWSQFLSDGAHPYRRLMMIDRAATYFKDQARLADLAWALTARAEIYEALGETGLAHRARQEAGALFQQLPEYASAGAALTSQTPISQTNWPSAVMRAAVERVDLLATTRLPLLLLGERGSGKRALARHFHRASGATGPFVIYQHDGTSPAYALALLEEKRGEAAGGTLFIDELTAVPRAAQDRLLAMHDLSAPTRLAVASTRRLEDAIAGQGVCGECLARLAAGVVHVPPLRMRRDDIPVLVGALLQEMAPAGTTVACLTDAALEALVAYPWPGNVRQLRNELERMFTLLHSEPAAVIDLTDLAPEIRTPSRPNPAVTGAGRRSSVPADGRPDPTEPLDAQLAYTERRVIEGVLIRHRGHITAAAEALGLTRQGLHKKIKRLGIAVDGLSGDAPPDASYATN
- a CDS encoding SUF system Fe-S cluster assembly protein, whose protein sequence is MEPEKTDAPVSDTISDTISETISDAISDAVEETVSNEVLEDRILEAIKTIYDPEIPVNIYDLGLIYEIKVFPDRSAFVLMTLTAPGCPVAGSLPQEVENRVRDVSGITDARVQLTFDPPYTMDMMSEEARLDLGFM
- a CDS encoding cysteine desulfurase, translating into MPASPATVRPTVAFDVDRVREDFPALHQRVNGAPLAYLDNAATSQKPRAVIDRMAAYYASENSNVHRGVHTLSQRATDAYEAGRELVQGFINARHAHEIIFTRGTTESINLVAATFGRSRVRAGDNIVVSTLEHHSNIVPWQFVCEEKGATLRVVPVSDAGVLDLGAYERLLDERTRIVAISHISNALGTINPVRALIAAAHRRGIPVLLDSAQAAPHAELDVQALDVDFCAFSGHKMMGPTGIGVLYGKEALLDAMPPYQGGGDMIESVSFAKTTYNTLPHKFEAGTPHIAGVIGLGAAIAYLEAIGMDAIAAYEQELLDYATERLADIDGIRFIGTAPEKAAVVSFLIGNIHPYDTGSVLDRLGIAVRTGHHCTQPLMERLGIPGTARASFAFYNTREEIDRLHAGLLKVRTLFG